In Miscanthus floridulus cultivar M001 chromosome 19, ASM1932011v1, whole genome shotgun sequence, the DNA window gggatgttgtgcggatgggagatgataacccgtgtgacattgtggggattggatcagttcagatcaagactgatgatggcatgacacgcacgctgaaaaatgtcaggtatataccagggatgtccagaaatcttatctcattgagcacgcttgatgcagaaggttacaaatattccggttcagatggcgttctgaaggtatcaaaaggttctcttgtttgcttgaaaggtgatcttaattctgcaaagttatatgtccttagagggtgtactttacctggttctgattccgctgttgctgctgttactaatgatgaacctagtaaaactaacctttggcatatgcgtttgggacatatgagtcaccatgatatggcagaattgatgaggagaaacctgctggatggctgcacttcgagtaaaataaagttttgtgagcattgtattttcgggaagcataaaagggtacatttcaacacttctgttcacaccactaaaggtactcttgattatgttcatgctgatttatggggtccttcccgtaagtcctcacttggtggtgctcgttacatgcttacaattattgatgattactctagaagggtttggccttattttctgaaacagaaagatgatacttttgctgcttttaaggactgaaaagtaatgatagaaaggcaaactgaaaggaaggtaaaattgcttcgtactgataatggtggagaattttgttcgcgtgaatttaatgattattgcagatcggaaggcattgttaggcatcacaccataccccatactccacaacagaatggtgtggccgaacgcatgaacagaaccatcatatctaaggcccgttgcatgctgtctaatgccaggatgagcaagcatttttgggctgaagctgctaatactgcctgttacttgataaacaggtcgccttctattccactaaataaaagaactcccattgaggtatggtctggtacgcctgctgattattcacagttgaaagtttttggatgcactgcttatgctcatgttgataatggaaaattagagcctagagctgttaagtgtcttttccttggttatagttcgggagtcaaaggctataaattatggaatcctgaaacaggaaagacttttatgagcaggagtgttgttttcaatgaatctgtgatgtttactaacagtttgccctcagatcatgttccagaaaaagagctgcagcgtatgcgcatgcaggtggagcatgttgatgatgatacaggtgtgcaggtggagcctattgatgagcatggtgaccatgataatgatgttgctgaggatgatgctcatgatgatgttcagcaaactcctcctattttgcagttagaggaggatttacctattgctcaacgcaagtcaaaaaggacaattgcacctcctaagcgtcttattgaagagtgtaatttgtcttactatgctttgagttgtgctgaacaggtggagaatgttcatgagccagcaacctataaagaagttattcgttgtggtgatactgagaattggatttctgctatgcatgaggagatgcagtctcttgagaagaacagtacatgggagattgtacctttgcctaagaataagaagaccatcagctgcaaatggatcttcaagagaaaggagggttcatctccaagcgagcctccaaagtataaggcaaggttagttgctaaaggctacagtcaaattccgggtgttgactacaatgatgtgttctctccagtggtaaaacacagttcaattcgtactttccttagtattgttgcttcacatgatcttgagcttgagcagttagatgtgaagactgcgtttttgcatggagagcttgaggaggacatatacatggaccaaccagaagggttcatagtgcctggcaaggaaaaatatgtgtgcaagttgaagagatccttgtatggtttgaaacagtcccctcgtcagtggaacaagaggtttgattcatttatgttagcacacagttttaaaagatctaagtatgatagctgtgtttacatcaagcatgttaatggatcacctatatatttgctgttatatgttgatgatatgctgattgctgccaagagtaagattgaaatcactaagttaaagaagctattgagtagtggttttgatatgaaagatcttggtagtgctaaaaaaattcttggtatggaaattagtagagatagaaaatctggtttgctatttcttagtcaacaaaattatatcaagaaagttcttcagcgtttcaacatgcaaaatgctaaggctgttagtacccctattgcacctcactttaagttgtcagctgctcagtgtcctagtacagatgcagagattgaatacatgtcaaaggttccttattctagtgctgtggggtctttgatgtatgccatggtttgctctcgtccagatttgtcatatgctatgagtcttgttagtagatatatgtctaatcctggcaaagaacattggagggcagttcagtggatttttaggtacctcagaggcacagcagattcctgtttaaagtttggaagaactgataagggtcttattggctatgtggattctgattatgctgctgatctggacaggcgaagatcacttacaggttatgtgtttactgttggcagttgtgctgtgagttggagggctactttacagtcagttgttgctttgtctactactgaagcagaatatatggctatttgtgaagcgtgcaaagaattaatttggctgaaaggtttgtacgctgagctttgtggagttgaatcttgcataagtttgcactgtgacagtcaaagtgcaatttacctcactaaagatcagatgttccatgagagaactaagcacatagatatcaagtatcattttgtgcgtgatgtgattgaagaaggtaagctgaaggtatgcaagattagtactcatgataatcctgctgatatgatgacaaagcctgttcctgttgctaagtttgagctgtgctcaaacttagttggtttaattggatagtccaagagactattgttggcaccagtggttttctatctttgttatgttcaggatgaagggttgatttatgatacaagatgaatttgtctcaaggtggagtttgttggagttgttccaaattcactccagaatataggccaggcttctgacggagcgaagcggaggcccgtcgccggaggcttgggccggagcgtagcggtatatacacccttgctagggtttcgtggagacttgattctcttgtaagccgccataggcgtgtaacccaaaactcttgagatagtgagattgttgctggctggtgcccgtggtttttccccttcacatcggaggggttttccacgttaaatcgtgtgtctcctctgtggcttgattctttacttcatattcctatacgtcgttcataacaacaAGTACTCTCAGAAAATAAAGAGGGAACTCAAGTTGCCTGCAAGTGTTCACTGTTATCAACTTTACAGAGGCATCAGCGAACTCTGCTGACAAAATTCAGAGGAACCAACTCTTATCAGCACAAAGCCAGCCTGCCAAACAGAGTAGCTGTTCTATGCTACATCTTCCTGAACCCGAAGCCAGACAGATCAGGTTCTCAGTCTCAGGGCAGCGAACTATAAGCTTGGCTTCTGAAATCTGCATATGCCACAAGATGCCATGCCGTCTCCTGTGCATATGCAGTCAGTATGATTGCGGTCCACCAAAGATTGGCCTCATGAACCTGTCATCGAACTTCCTCCAGTAGATGTGAACCGTGTGCACAGGCCTCTCCAGCATCATAGATAAGCTCCTCTTGGCCTGCTCCAAGACAATACCGCTGCCTGACGTGCCTTCATCAGCCGATAGAAACGGCAGGGTGAAGTCATCCTTTGGGGAGTTGCTGCCTGTGCTATGGCCTCTGGACAGCGCCCTCGAGTGACGCGGGAGCATGGCACTAATGAGGGGCCTGGTcaggaagccaaacacctgaaaTCATGGCCAAGTTTCAGCTTTCTCAAGTCTTCAACTATGAACTGATGACATGAACTCTGCATTCACATGTTGCCAGGTCCCTTAATTAAGATACCAACCAGAGTGGTGAAGAATACGACAACGATTGTGCTGGTAATGATGGTGGCATGAACTGGATCCGATGTTACACCTGAGAATGTGAACTATAATAATACATACAAGGTTGATAAGTCAACAATTACCTTCAAATCAGATATAGCTTCTTCCAGAAAATATTTATATAGTGAACCAAAAGACAATAGCTAGCAAAAACATTATTAGTTACCTGATTGTATGCTAGTGCAATCGAAACAGCACCTCTCATGAGCCCAGCCCACCAAATAACAACCTTGGCATGAGTAAAGAATTTCGAGGGTGTCATCTCATTGGCATTCTTACAGAAAAGATTATAAATTGCTTTTCAgtcaaaaccaaaaaaaaaaaacctgatGCTTGAATGTGATCGGGGTTCTCTCGGAACTTCCACTCATGGTATTTGACAAAATGGATATTGGGAAAACAAATGCCGCTCGTCCCAGTAATATGAGTAATATGACGATGCCAAAGATACCAATGGATGTCTTAAAGCtggaaaagtaaaaaaaaaaatggCTTTGAGGCATGATTCTAGTTAACTAGGAAATAATAAATAgaagctactccctccatttcaagtCATAAGTCGTTAGTCTTTATTATGTATCAAGACATAgcttatatctaggtgcatatgtacctagaaaagctagaatgaactataatttgggatggagggcgTACTTTAGGACAACCGAAGACAGAGAGAAGAGACTTTGTGCTCTGTTGCTCACCTTTCCTTTGATGTCTTCCACTTATCAATGTCAAGAGCATCCATACCAACATAAAGAAAGATGAATGTCTCAGCAATGAAAGATAATGTTGAAAATATATGCCTGCAGTCACATCCATAAGACAAGGATTATTTCACAACAGCATAaacatttctgaaaatggatccAAAGATACCAAATATGGCACTCGATTGTTAACAAATGTTTAAACAACGATTCTTGAGCTCACTTTGTCGTGATTCTTGAGCTCTCTGTCACGTTGTGCCATGCATAGTGGGACATGACAATCCCGCAAAAGAACACGGTCAAAATTCCACTCAGCTCTAGCAACTGCCGAACGGGATGCATGCAGCATCTTCAGATGAATTGTGGAAGAACAAATTTGAAGTACTAGTATCTAAATTTGGTAACCTTACCTCTGCCAGCATATATGATAAATAAGCCATGAgagccatcaaggcaacctcTCGATCAGTCGAATGCCTGAAAAATAAGGGGAAGAAATTTCAAAGATAAAAGAGTAGAAGATGAACACAAACCAAATCTATTCGTAGCAACTATTACTCACCTACCAAAATACAGAGCTTTGAGAACATATGCAGTCGCTAGACCGATCTGACAAATTGTGGTAAAAAGTTTAGGGTGTACAAAGAAAATGGCACTACTGTGTATATAGCGAATACTCCTACTTGAGATATGGAGGGAAAAACAGTTCTTACTGAGATTCCGATGATCGTGCTGGTTGCGAAGAGATAGAGGAAGTCAGATATCAGTTTTAGCACAACCCCACCTTTGAGCTTACTGACATCGAGATTCTTGATAAcattgaaaagaacaactgctGTTGCATCGTTGACAACTCCTTCTCCAAACACCAAGCTGTACAGCCTTGGTGTCTCATCTTGGTTTATGACCTGTGTTTCAGCTCCGTGTATTAAGCATATGGAAGTGGAACACGTGTCAAAGAAGGTGTGCCAGGAATTCAGAAAGCAGGGTATAGCAGACCTGCAATGTGCACACGGTATCTGTTGAAGAAAATATGGCTCCCAGTGCTGAAATTACAATTTACACATGAGATCAGTACTAAGTTCATGAAAAAACAGAGGACAGTTTAATAAGAAACAGAAATAAAGGAAGACAAACCTAAATAATCTACCGCATCAAGCTCTCCAAATCCGACTTTCGGGAAGAGCCAATAGCAGCCTGATATTAACCAGAAGTACATGTCATAAACAGTCACCAAAGCTGAGAAAGTTGTAAATGGCGAATGAGTTTTTATTCACAATTAATTTGCTGGGATCCTAGATTTTACTAGTTATAGTATTATATTGTATAAAAAATGACCTATAGATACAAAGAGCTTACGAATCAGTAAAACCTACCTGCCGAAACTATTGCACCTGAAATGAAAACACCGAACACGCCGAAGGACATGATGGTCATGAAGTTGTGGAAGAACTGCTTCTTCTTGACCTGAAACCTGTAGGCAAATAGCAGCCATGTCCACAACGCTCGACTAGGCATCTGATCGAAACTCACAGTCATGCCATTACAAATCTACCTTGCAAGTGGACCAAGCATGCATACCCGGCATTGAAGATTATCGGTGGAAGCACGTAGATGAAGAAGAGCTGCTCGTCGAACCTCAGGATGTGCGAGTGCTTCCCTTTGGTGAGCAGAAATATGATCGCCCCTATGATGCACCCCTGCCAAAAGAAAAATCGTAGAAATAGTTGTTGACAGGGAAACAGTGAATCGTTAATACTGAGTGGAAATTTGGCGTGGCGGCTGGCGGGGCTTGGATTCGTACGATGATGAGGGCGGTGATGGACTCGTTGACCCACTTGTTCTCCTCGAGgaggtggccggcgacgaggcACAGGCACAGCACCGCCGTGAACACGCAGATGGACACCACCGTGGTGCTGCTCCCACCGGTCCcatccgccgccgctgccgtcacCACCAGCTCTTcccaccacgccgccgccatggatTCTCTGTCGCTGTCTCTCGCACCATGTCCTCTGTTTTTGCTGCCGCCGTGTGACGGACGATTTTGGCGCGTAGGCAGGGGCCTTGGAAACGGCAGTGGCGCAGTGCACGTCACAGCAGCACGCGTGGATGGACCCTGGCAC includes these proteins:
- the LOC136527485 gene encoding sodium/hydrogen exchanger 4, translating into MAAAWWEELVVTAAAADGTGGSSTTVVSICVFTAVLCLCLVAGHLLEENKWVNESITALIIGCIIGAIIFLLTKGKHSHILRFDEQLFFIYVLPPIIFNAGFQVKKKQFFHNFMTIMSFGVFGVFISGAIVSAGCYWLFPKVGFGELDAVDYLALGAIFSSTDTVCTLQVINQDETPRLYSLVFGEGVVNDATAVVLFNVIKNLDVSKLKGGVVLKLISDFLYLFATSTIIGISIGLATAYVLKALYFGRHSTDREVALMALMAYLSYMLAELLELSGILTVFFCGIVMSHYAWHNVTESSRITTKHIFSTLSFIAETFIFLYVGMDALDIDKWKTSKESFKTSIGIFGIVILLILLGRAAFVFPISILSNTMSGSSERTPITFKHQVVIWWAGLMRGAVSIALAYNQFTFSGVTSDPVHATIITSTIVVVFFTTLVFGFLTRPLISAMLPRHSRALSRGHSTGSNSPKDDFTLPFLSADEGTSGSGIVLEQAKRSLSMMLERPVHTVHIYWRKFDDRFMRPIFGGPQSY